ATCAGGTCGAACCCTTCAGATGCAGGACATCTGTTTTTCGTAGTGAGAATAAATCTCATGGCGCGGGTATTGGGACCATAAGAAGACTTTGAACTCTTTTTTGACGGATTCAATAGAATAATGCGAGTTAGCGGTAACAGACGCCCGCGCGGCGGTCGATCCGGCTCAGGAAATGGGCGCTCCGGTTCTTCCGGAGGACGTAGTGGGTCGAATAACAACAGACGGTCGAATAGCGGAAATCGTAGTTATGACAGTAATGGTCCTGACGGAAAAATCCGGGGATCTGCGTCTCAAGTATACGAAAAATACGTGACCTTGGCACGGGATACACAGACTGCTGGTGACCCGGTTGCGGCCGAAAATTACTTTCAGCATGCGGAACATTATTTCCGAATTATGCTGGCTAATAATTTGGTCAAACCGGAAAAGAATACGGATCAGGAGCAAGCGGAAGAGGGATCATCTGAAGAGAGTGGTGCAGAGGAAGCGTCAACGGTTCAGGGTTCTGATAAAAATGCTGATGGTACTGAGGACAGGAAGCAGACAGACGGTGTTGCCGCCGATGCTGACGAGAAGCCACTGGTTCTTGATTTGTCCGCGACCAATGAAGGTGAAGCCGATACGGTCTCGCCCGATGAGCCGGATCAGGTAGAGGATGACGCGTCAGAGGATGATGCGGAAAAGCCGAAAACAAAAAGACGCGTCAGCCGGACACGGGGATTGCGTCGCAGGGCAAACCGCCGGACGGATACACCGTCTGAAAGTGACGAGCCCCAGACAGCTGAATAATTGATAAAAGCGCCTTTATACAGGCGCTTTTTTTTGCCTCAAAGTTGGACATTTTTCTTGTAAAATTTTGAAATCACACCAAATCTAAGATAACGAACCGTCGGTGGACTTTGCCAATTGCCTCTTGTAGGGATTGACCATAGTTGCACAGAGAAACGGCGGGCTATGTGTCGAGGACGAGCATGGATTTTGAAAAATATACAGACAGGTCGCGTGGTTTTGTACAGGCGGCCCAATCTCTCGCGTTACGCGAAAACCATCAAATTTTAAAACCCGAACATCTTCTGAAGGTCCTGTTGGATGATCCTGAAGGTTTAGCAAGCGGCCTGATCAATAAATCCGGCGGCAGAGCCAAAGACGCTTTAATGAGTGTTGAGGTCTTGCTTGGGAAGATCCCACAGGTCACAGGAAGTGGCGCAGGGCAGCTGAATGTCAGCCCTGACCTTGCGCGGGTATTTTC
This region of Sneathiella aquimaris genomic DNA includes:
- a CDS encoding DUF4167 domain-containing protein — protein: MRVSGNRRPRGGRSGSGNGRSGSSGGRSGSNNNRRSNSGNRSYDSNGPDGKIRGSASQVYEKYVTLARDTQTAGDPVAAENYFQHAEHYFRIMLANNLVKPEKNTDQEQAEEGSSEESGAEEASTVQGSDKNADGTEDRKQTDGVAADADEKPLVLDLSATNEGEADTVSPDEPDQVEDDASEDDAEKPKTKRRVSRTRGLRRRANRRTDTPSESDEPQTAE